In the Penaeus chinensis breed Huanghai No. 1 chromosome 31, ASM1920278v2, whole genome shotgun sequence genome, one interval contains:
- the LOC125042122 gene encoding uncharacterized protein LOC125042122: MMFVDSGDDMITVVHDGYSDEVHVGDSDEVHVGYSDEVHVGYSDEVHDGYSDEVHIGYSDEVHVGYSDEVHVGYSDEVRVGYSDEVHVGYSDEVHVGYSDEVHVGYSDEVHVGYSDEVHVGDSDEVHVGYSDEVHVGYSDEVHDGYSDEVHVGYSDEVHVGYSDEVHDGYSEVHVGYSDEVHVGYSDEVHDGYSDEVHVGYSDEVHDGYSDEGHVGYSDEVHIGYSDEVHDGYSDEGHVGYSDEVHVGYSDEVMLVGMR; the protein is encoded by the coding sequence ATGATGTTCGTAGATTCTGGTGATGACATGATAACTGTAGTTCATGATGGATACAGTGATGAAGTTCATGTAGGAGATAGTGATGAAGTTCATGTAGGATATAGTGATGAAGTTCATGTAGGATATAGTGATGAAGTTCATGATGGATACAGTGATGAAGTTCATATAGGATATAGTGATGAAGTTCATGTAGGATACAGTGATGAAGTTCATGTAGGATATAGTGATGAAGTTCGTGTAGGATATAGTGATGAAGTTCATGTAGGATATAGTGATGAAGTTCATGTAGGATATAGTGATGAAGTTCATGTAGGATATAGTGATGAAGTTCATGTAGGATACAGTGATGAAGTTCATGTAGGAGATAGTGATGAAGTTCATGTAGGATATAGTGATGAAGTTCATGTAGGATATAGTGATGAAGTTCATGATGGATACAGTGATGAAGTTCATGTAGGATATAGTGATGAAGTTCATGTAGGATACAGTGATGAAGTTCATGATGGATATAGTGAAGTTCATGTAGGATATAGTGATGAAGTTCATGTAGGATATAGTGATGAAGTTCATGATGGATATAGTGATGAAGTTCATGTAGGATATAGTGATGAAGTTCATGATGGATATAGTGATGAAGGCCATGTAGGATATAGTGATGAAGTTCATATAGGATATAGTGATGAAGTTCATGATGGATATAGTGATGAAGGCCATGTAGGATATAGTGATGAAGTTCATGTAGGATATAGTGATGAAGTGATGCTCGTAGGGATGAGATGA